One genomic region from Streptomyces sp. NBC_01304 encodes:
- a CDS encoding type I polyketide synthase, translated as MQPVAVIGMGLRFPPALDSPEGLWEFLMAGERHVGVVPRKRWEPYVSSSPELEALLRSAVQRGSFLEDIEGFDANFFGISPREAHVMDPQQRLLLEVVWEALERAGVPPRSIAGSDAGVFIGTAASDYGRRLLEDLPNVEAMTITGSHHYAIPNRVSHLYDLHGPSMAVDTACSSSLSAIHLAVQSLRTGDVPLALAGGTHLMTGPAPLLGLTASGTTSPDGVSKPFDAQADGYGRGEGVAVVVLKRLADAVTAGDSVLAVIAGSIVAQDGWTNGIMAPSSSAQARMLRRLYRGAGVDPATVDYLEAHGTGTAVGDPIEATALAEVIGAGREAGNPCLIGSLKSNIGHLEGSSGVAGLIKAVLCLRAGLIPAMESFSGQLNPAVDWDGSGLRVVHEATEWPQHDGPRRAAVSSFGAGGTIGHVLLEEAPGQHVRPPEAGRPQYASTGQVPWVFPLSSMSAQGVQANAVRLADWLTRTPDAELGAVAHTLAVRRSHLPWRAAAVAGTHEELDRRLRAIAAGEGCGRALSPSARLVWVFSGQGAQWAGMGRELDATEPAFAQVVDAVTPVFVDELGFAPRDALAQHTLEGIDRIQSLSFLMHVALAATWRAHGIEPAAVVGHSLGEIAASVAAGVFSLEDGARLACRRARLMRAAEGHGAMALVGAPPDEVAQRLAGRVDVTIAVYASAESTVISGDTDAVNELCATWQAEGLFVRPVNSTVASHSSHMDPLLPAIADAAADLTVHPPKIPLYSTALDDPRTSAPREAAYWQANLRNPVHFTDAVRASAQDGHRVFLEISSHPIVSHSVLEILGEFAPPEETAVVSTLRRQAGGQHQILTSLAALHCAGALIDWGHPRYEGSLVAQLPTTTWQHRPYWADTPIRRGGHAPDTHSLLGTATPVAGSATQWLWQTTLDADRRPYPNEHRVHGVDIVPAAVLVNSFLAAARHIGQPAVLSSIALRTPLPVAPRRDVQIVLRDDGLSLLSCLAPESPEDTSGATHSSWLTHTTARFDDADSSDGSTATVAEDGDGSCDEALDGTQLLQLLSPLGVEGFGFPWDAGELRRGPDRVMARMSVPPQSADAATDWAPALDAAMTVTSLLLLGDSAHRMPTRIQRLAVHGEPPTDFTVRARIDHQASTIDIHVTDAAGQPAIEVTGLYFGVLEAHGPAAQHPAQPERITHRLAWRPWQQPDTPTATQKIVVLAPGNGHRGSSPLTDSLRTALDAQDTPFTVVAGIDKLQARPELLTPDTAVLLVPQPASEDAADIADRVEANTWALLESVRHLAALPPHQQPRLWCVTGNVRTGSGATALAQAPLWGAGRAAAGEHPEVWGGILDLNPDDPPLGTTLLSALAHPYVEDVFALARNTADVARLAPLEGGTAPWNACRPDATYLITGGLGGVGREAARYLAQRGARRLILLNRTPMPPRSQWDTAEDEAVRQRITAVHELEAMGATVRLLTAHIADRQATEHALADALKDLPAIRGVVHLAGVSENHLISRLSRSSLRTVLKPKVDGALTLHELFPPGTLDFFVLFSSTGQLIRNTGQASYAAANAFLDTFAAYRNAGGHHDCLTMAWPGWRGLGLYATATGMFQQEMAASGTGDVSAQEAFRCWELAAQHQVSYAAVLPLTGSPTGTAPLPLLSELAAATSLQPDAETTDPDNPTDLSQLSPDELHVWLTDTVCQHVCRPLQLAPEDIDHRRPLLEMGLDSVTALTIRTRLEHSLGLRLPATLLWNHPTVTALTSHFQDLLLTAQD; from the coding sequence ATGCAGCCGGTCGCGGTGATCGGCATGGGGCTCCGTTTTCCCCCGGCTCTCGATTCACCGGAGGGTCTCTGGGAGTTCCTCATGGCGGGCGAGCGCCATGTCGGTGTCGTTCCCCGCAAGCGTTGGGAGCCCTATGTCTCGTCCAGTCCTGAACTGGAGGCGCTGCTCCGCTCGGCGGTGCAGCGTGGATCGTTCCTGGAGGACATCGAGGGATTCGATGCGAACTTCTTCGGGATCTCGCCGCGCGAGGCGCATGTGATGGACCCGCAGCAGCGCCTTCTGCTGGAGGTGGTGTGGGAGGCACTGGAACGCGCGGGTGTGCCGCCGCGCAGCATCGCCGGCAGCGACGCGGGGGTGTTCATCGGGACTGCGGCCAGTGATTACGGGCGGCGCCTGCTGGAGGACCTGCCGAACGTCGAGGCGATGACGATCACCGGGAGCCACCACTACGCGATCCCCAATCGCGTTTCGCACCTGTACGACCTGCACGGGCCGAGCATGGCGGTGGACACCGCCTGCTCCTCCAGCCTGTCCGCGATCCATCTGGCGGTGCAGAGCCTGCGTACCGGCGATGTCCCTCTGGCGCTGGCCGGCGGTACGCATCTGATGACGGGGCCGGCCCCGTTGCTCGGGCTGACCGCGTCCGGGACGACCTCTCCCGACGGGGTGAGCAAGCCGTTCGATGCGCAGGCCGACGGATACGGCCGTGGGGAGGGTGTCGCCGTCGTGGTGCTCAAGCGCCTGGCCGATGCCGTCACGGCGGGCGACTCGGTGCTCGCCGTGATCGCGGGCAGCATCGTCGCCCAGGACGGCTGGACCAACGGCATTATGGCTCCCAGCAGCAGCGCCCAGGCCCGGATGCTGCGCAGGCTCTACCGAGGTGCCGGAGTTGATCCGGCGACGGTCGACTACCTGGAGGCGCACGGCACGGGCACTGCCGTCGGTGATCCGATCGAGGCGACTGCCCTTGCCGAGGTGATCGGCGCGGGACGGGAGGCCGGAAATCCCTGCCTGATCGGGTCGTTGAAGTCCAACATCGGTCACCTGGAGGGCAGTTCCGGTGTGGCCGGCCTGATCAAGGCGGTGCTCTGCCTGCGGGCGGGCCTGATTCCGGCGATGGAGTCCTTCTCCGGTCAGCTCAATCCGGCGGTCGACTGGGACGGCAGCGGTCTGCGAGTGGTGCACGAGGCCACCGAATGGCCGCAGCATGACGGGCCGCGACGTGCCGCGGTCTCCAGCTTCGGCGCGGGCGGCACCATCGGCCACGTACTCCTGGAAGAAGCCCCCGGACAGCACGTGCGGCCGCCGGAGGCGGGGCGGCCACAGTACGCCAGCACCGGTCAGGTGCCGTGGGTGTTCCCGCTCTCCTCGATGTCGGCGCAGGGCGTGCAGGCCAACGCTGTCCGTCTGGCTGACTGGCTCACGCGGACGCCCGATGCCGAACTCGGTGCGGTGGCGCACACCCTGGCCGTGCGCCGCTCGCATCTGCCCTGGCGTGCCGCGGCGGTGGCTGGCACACACGAGGAACTCGACCGACGGTTGCGGGCCATCGCAGCAGGTGAGGGATGCGGCCGTGCCTTGTCCCCGTCGGCACGACTGGTGTGGGTGTTCTCCGGCCAGGGCGCTCAATGGGCGGGCATGGGCCGTGAACTCGACGCCACCGAACCTGCCTTCGCTCAGGTCGTGGACGCGGTGACGCCGGTGTTCGTCGACGAGCTCGGCTTCGCCCCACGCGATGCGCTGGCGCAGCACACGCTGGAGGGCATCGACCGTATCCAGTCGCTGTCGTTCCTCATGCACGTGGCGCTCGCCGCCACGTGGCGTGCGCACGGCATCGAACCGGCCGCGGTCGTCGGCCACTCGCTGGGCGAGATCGCCGCCTCTGTGGCCGCGGGTGTCTTCAGTCTGGAGGACGGAGCACGCCTGGCCTGCCGCCGGGCCCGCCTCATGCGCGCCGCCGAAGGGCACGGCGCCATGGCTCTCGTCGGCGCCCCACCGGACGAGGTGGCACAGCGGCTGGCCGGGCGCGTTGATGTGACGATCGCGGTCTACGCCTCCGCCGAGTCCACCGTCATCAGCGGCGACACCGACGCGGTGAACGAGCTGTGCGCCACCTGGCAAGCCGAGGGACTGTTCGTCCGCCCGGTCAACAGCACCGTCGCCTCGCACAGCTCCCACATGGATCCGCTGCTGCCGGCGATCGCGGACGCGGCAGCAGACCTGACCGTCCACCCGCCGAAGATCCCCCTGTACAGCACGGCCCTTGACGATCCCCGCACGAGCGCCCCGCGGGAAGCCGCCTACTGGCAAGCCAACCTGCGCAACCCCGTCCACTTCACCGACGCGGTACGCGCCTCCGCCCAGGACGGACACCGCGTCTTCCTGGAGATCTCCAGCCACCCCATCGTCAGCCATTCCGTCCTGGAGATCCTCGGCGAGTTCGCGCCGCCCGAGGAGACCGCGGTGGTCTCCACCCTGCGACGCCAGGCCGGAGGACAGCACCAGATCCTCACCTCGCTCGCCGCCCTGCACTGCGCGGGCGCTCTGATCGACTGGGGCCATCCGCGCTATGAGGGCTCTCTCGTCGCGCAGCTGCCCACCACCACCTGGCAGCACCGGCCCTACTGGGCCGACACACCGATCCGTCGCGGAGGCCACGCCCCGGACACGCACAGCCTGCTCGGCACCGCGACACCCGTCGCCGGCTCCGCAACGCAGTGGCTGTGGCAAACCACCCTCGACGCGGACCGCCGCCCCTACCCGAACGAACACCGCGTCCACGGCGTCGATATCGTCCCCGCGGCCGTCCTCGTCAACAGCTTCCTCGCCGCAGCCCGGCACATCGGGCAACCCGCCGTCCTCAGCAGCATCGCGCTGCGCACCCCTCTGCCGGTCGCGCCCCGACGCGACGTGCAGATCGTGCTGCGCGACGACGGCCTGTCCCTGCTTTCGTGCCTGGCGCCCGAGAGCCCCGAGGACACGTCCGGGGCGACACACTCGAGTTGGCTCACGCACACGACCGCGCGGTTCGACGACGCCGACAGCTCCGACGGTTCCACCGCGACGGTCGCCGAGGACGGCGACGGCAGCTGTGACGAGGCCCTCGACGGTACTCAACTCCTGCAGCTGCTCAGCCCATTGGGCGTGGAGGGATTCGGTTTCCCCTGGGACGCCGGTGAGCTGCGCCGCGGACCTGATCGCGTGATGGCGCGCATGAGCGTGCCCCCGCAGAGCGCCGACGCCGCTACCGACTGGGCGCCTGCCCTGGACGCGGCCATGACCGTCACATCGCTGCTGCTATTGGGCGACAGCGCGCATCGCATGCCGACCCGGATCCAGCGGCTCGCGGTCCACGGGGAGCCGCCCACCGACTTCACGGTGCGAGCCCGCATCGACCATCAGGCCAGCACCATCGACATCCATGTCACCGACGCCGCCGGCCAGCCCGCGATCGAGGTCACCGGCCTGTACTTCGGCGTCCTCGAAGCCCACGGACCGGCCGCGCAGCACCCGGCCCAGCCAGAGCGCATCACGCACCGCCTCGCCTGGCGCCCCTGGCAGCAGCCCGACACCCCTACCGCAACCCAGAAGATCGTCGTGCTCGCCCCCGGCAACGGCCACCGGGGCAGCAGCCCTCTCACGGACAGCCTGCGGACCGCGCTCGACGCCCAGGACACGCCGTTCACGGTCGTAGCCGGCATCGACAAACTCCAGGCCCGCCCCGAACTCCTCACCCCCGACACCGCCGTGCTGCTGGTGCCGCAACCCGCCAGCGAGGACGCGGCCGACATCGCCGACCGCGTCGAAGCCAACACCTGGGCCCTGCTGGAGAGCGTGCGCCACCTGGCCGCCCTGCCGCCCCACCAGCAGCCACGGCTGTGGTGCGTCACCGGAAACGTACGTACCGGCTCCGGCGCGACGGCCCTCGCCCAGGCCCCGCTGTGGGGCGCGGGCCGCGCGGCCGCCGGCGAGCACCCTGAAGTGTGGGGCGGAATCCTCGATCTCAACCCGGACGACCCTCCGTTGGGCACCACCTTGCTCTCCGCGCTCGCGCACCCGTACGTGGAAGACGTCTTCGCGCTGGCACGGAACACAGCCGACGTTGCCCGGCTGGCGCCCCTGGAGGGGGGCACAGCCCCGTGGAACGCTTGCCGACCCGACGCCACCTACCTGATCACCGGCGGCCTCGGCGGGGTGGGCAGGGAAGCCGCCCGCTACCTCGCCCAGCGCGGAGCACGACGACTCATCCTGCTCAACCGCACCCCGATGCCGCCACGTTCCCAGTGGGACACCGCCGAGGACGAGGCAGTACGGCAACGGATCACCGCCGTACACGAACTCGAAGCCATGGGTGCCACCGTCCGCCTCCTCACCGCCCACATCGCCGACCGCCAGGCCACCGAACACGCCCTGGCCGACGCACTGAAGGACCTGCCCGCGATCCGCGGCGTCGTGCACCTCGCGGGTGTCAGCGAAAACCACCTCATCTCCCGGCTCAGCCGCTCCTCACTGCGCACCGTGCTGAAACCGAAAGTCGACGGGGCACTCACCCTCCACGAGCTGTTCCCTCCCGGCACCCTGGACTTCTTCGTCCTGTTCTCCTCCACCGGCCAACTGATCCGCAATACCGGCCAGGCCAGCTACGCCGCCGCCAACGCGTTCCTCGACACCTTCGCCGCCTACCGCAACGCAGGTGGGCACCACGACTGCCTCACCATGGCCTGGCCCGGCTGGCGGGGCCTGGGCCTCTACGCCACCGCGACCGGCATGTTCCAGCAGGAAATGGCCGCCAGCGGCACCGGAGACGTCAGCGCACAAGAAGCTTTCCGCTGCTGGGAACTGGCCGCCCAACACCAAGTGTCCTACGCCGCCGTACTGCCCCTGACCGGCAGCCCGACCGGCACCGCCCCACTGCCGCTGCTGTCAGAACTGGCCGCGGCCACAAGCCTCCAGCCGGACGCCGAAACAACCGACCCGGACAACCCCACCGACCTCAGCCAGCTCTCACCCGACGAACTCCATGTCTGGCTCACGGACACGGTCTGCCAGCACGTCTGCCGACCTCTCCAACTGGCACCCGAAGACATCGACCACCGACGCCCCCTGCTCGAAATGGGCCTGGACTCCGTGACAGCGCTCACGATCCGCACCCGCCTCGAACACAGCCTCGGCCTCAGACTCCCCGCCACCCTCCTGTGGAACCACCCCACCGTGACCGCACTCACCAGCCACTTCCAGGACCTCCTTCTCACTGCTCAGGACTGA
- a CDS encoding tryptophan dimethylallyltransferase family protein — protein MRQQANHHASLLGGHVSQQLRRLLQIADVGGHSHTYRRMVEELLGPAARRPLSSGAPSGSFVSDDHTPVEFSLSFSPDAAPLLRVLVEPGCQATTWAGSGRAGLCALERATSAWGVRLDQLDLLNDLFLPPAAQGPFALWCAAELRPSGHPGFKVYLNPLAHGPMRAAEVVEDALARLGFSEAYPTARQHAALGSTKGEDFLFFALDVGQWGDPRVKVYQRHPNATLDDIIDAARLMPGPHPEAIATFCYQAAGVDRFDRLPVISCYSYTAADSRLPSAYTVHVPVRAYLSDDQIVRNRAVQMLQDYGMRHGVLDRALTALVTRRLSDGVGLIPYFSLVHPRRGPARITSYLSSEAYQVAPQQRTPFAAAADRVPEPRTSS, from the coding sequence ATGAGGCAGCAAGCCAATCACCATGCGTCGCTGTTGGGCGGGCATGTCTCCCAGCAGCTTCGACGCCTGCTGCAAATCGCCGACGTCGGTGGTCACAGCCATACCTATCGGCGCATGGTGGAGGAACTGCTGGGCCCGGCGGCCCGGCGGCCGCTATCTTCTGGTGCTCCCTCAGGCTCGTTCGTCTCCGACGACCACACACCTGTGGAGTTCTCGCTCTCGTTTTCTCCGGACGCGGCTCCGTTGTTGCGGGTGCTGGTGGAACCCGGCTGTCAGGCGACTACCTGGGCGGGCAGTGGGCGGGCGGGGCTGTGTGCGCTGGAACGGGCAACCAGTGCGTGGGGGGTACGGCTGGACCAGTTGGACCTTCTGAACGATCTGTTTCTTCCGCCAGCGGCGCAGGGGCCCTTCGCATTGTGGTGTGCGGCGGAGCTGCGGCCTAGCGGCCATCCAGGATTTAAGGTCTACCTCAACCCCTTGGCCCATGGGCCGATGCGAGCGGCCGAGGTCGTCGAGGATGCGCTGGCCCGGCTGGGGTTCAGCGAGGCTTACCCGACGGCGCGTCAGCATGCGGCACTCGGCTCTACCAAGGGGGAAGATTTCCTCTTCTTCGCGCTCGATGTGGGCCAATGGGGTGATCCGCGAGTGAAGGTCTACCAACGGCACCCCAACGCCACACTCGACGATATTATCGATGCCGCGCGGCTCATGCCGGGCCCCCACCCCGAGGCCATAGCTACCTTTTGCTACCAGGCCGCTGGCGTGGACCGGTTCGACCGACTGCCCGTCATTTCCTGCTACTCCTACACGGCAGCCGATAGCCGCCTGCCCAGCGCTTACACCGTCCACGTGCCGGTGCGCGCCTATCTGTCCGACGACCAGATAGTTCGCAATCGTGCTGTGCAGATGTTACAGGACTACGGCATGCGCCACGGCGTCCTGGACCGGGCACTGACGGCCCTGGTGACACGGCGGCTGTCCGACGGCGTCGGTCTCATCCCGTATTTCAGCCTGGTGCATCCTCGGCGCGGGCCCGCCCGGATCACCAGCTACCTCTCCTCCGAGGCGTACCAAGTGGCGCCCCAGCAGCGCACGCCCTTCGCCGCCGCAGCGGACCGTGTCCCCGAGCCTCGGACGTCGTCGTGA
- a CDS encoding 1-deoxy-D-xylulose-5-phosphate synthase, translating into MADPEALRDVPAGELPALAGQIREFLIEKACAAGGHLGPNLGVVELTLALHRVFDSPCDALVFDTGHQAYVHKLITGRGKDFDTLRQAGGLSGYPSRGELVHDLVENSHASTALSYADGLAKARALNDQRERAVVAVIGDGAMTGGMAWEALTNIGGAPKQPVIVVLNDNGRSYAPTAGALAHHLAALIQGGGAEACQNLFTELGFTYFGPVDGHNTSELEAVLRRARAIGRPVVVHVMTVKGKGYPPAEQDEADCLHAVGTVDTATGRPVVTTSGAESWTSVFGQALVEVAAEIEDVVAITAAMLRPAGLNPMSQKCPERVFDVGIAEQHAVISAAGLAMGGFHPVVAIYATFLNRAVDQVLMDVALHRLPVTFVLDRAGLTGPDGPCHHGMWDLSLLPVVPGLRIAAPRDPARLRSLLRSAVDTHDGPTLLRLPKAPAGNDIEAVACIDGLDILHRSPGRPLDVLLVPVGPMAQAALEANEDYDILLIGHEGHEEVIDTSGEAPDHITLVDGPGDVANVEVRDESKVVWLSQTTLSVDETMETVNALKEKFPQLISPPSDDICYATQNRQIAVKQIGAESDLVIVVGSKNSSNSVRLVEVAHSAGAPAARLVDTADQIDEAGLEDVSTVGVTSGASVPEVLADGVLQWLAARGYEDVETVKTADESITFSLPKDLRRSREADLGMSYKGKAIRIIPEEPVGVAEEDNPVQNRKSR; encoded by the coding sequence ATGGCTGATCCGGAGGCGCTGCGGGATGTACCGGCCGGAGAACTCCCTGCTCTGGCCGGGCAGATCAGGGAGTTCCTGATTGAGAAGGCGTGCGCGGCAGGCGGGCATCTGGGGCCGAATCTGGGCGTGGTGGAGCTGACCCTGGCTCTGCACCGGGTCTTCGACTCGCCCTGTGACGCGCTGGTCTTCGATACCGGCCATCAGGCGTACGTACACAAGCTGATCACCGGGCGCGGTAAGGATTTCGACACGCTGCGGCAAGCAGGTGGCCTGTCCGGCTACCCGTCGCGGGGCGAGTTGGTGCACGACCTGGTGGAGAACTCGCATGCCTCCACCGCCCTGTCGTACGCCGACGGCCTGGCCAAGGCACGCGCCCTGAACGACCAGAGGGAGCGGGCGGTGGTCGCCGTCATCGGCGACGGCGCGATGACCGGCGGCATGGCGTGGGAAGCCCTGACCAACATCGGCGGTGCGCCCAAGCAGCCGGTGATCGTGGTGCTCAACGACAACGGCCGCTCCTACGCCCCCACCGCCGGGGCCCTGGCCCATCACCTCGCGGCCCTGATACAGGGCGGGGGCGCTGAGGCGTGCCAGAACCTGTTCACCGAGCTTGGCTTCACCTACTTCGGGCCCGTCGACGGGCACAACACCAGCGAACTCGAAGCCGTGCTGCGGCGGGCGCGCGCCATAGGCCGCCCTGTGGTGGTGCATGTGATGACCGTCAAGGGCAAGGGCTACCCCCCGGCCGAGCAGGATGAGGCGGACTGCCTGCACGCCGTGGGGACCGTCGACACCGCCACAGGCCGCCCGGTCGTCACCACTTCCGGCGCGGAGTCCTGGACGAGCGTATTCGGCCAAGCCTTGGTGGAGGTGGCGGCCGAGATCGAGGACGTCGTCGCGATCACAGCGGCGATGCTGCGGCCCGCCGGCCTCAACCCCATGTCCCAGAAATGCCCGGAGAGGGTGTTCGACGTCGGCATCGCCGAACAGCATGCCGTCATCAGTGCGGCCGGCCTGGCGATGGGCGGCTTCCACCCCGTCGTCGCGATCTACGCCACCTTCCTCAACCGGGCCGTCGACCAAGTCCTGATGGACGTGGCTCTGCACCGGCTGCCAGTGACCTTTGTCCTGGACCGGGCGGGCCTCACCGGCCCCGACGGGCCGTGTCATCACGGCATGTGGGACCTGTCCCTGCTCCCCGTGGTGCCGGGCCTGCGGATCGCCGCCCCGCGCGATCCGGCCCGGCTCCGGAGCCTGCTGCGATCAGCGGTGGACACACACGACGGGCCCACCCTGCTGCGCCTGCCCAAAGCCCCCGCCGGAAACGACATCGAAGCAGTCGCCTGCATCGACGGCCTCGATATCCTGCACCGCAGCCCCGGCCGCCCTCTGGACGTCCTCCTGGTGCCGGTGGGCCCGATGGCCCAGGCCGCCCTCGAGGCAAACGAGGACTACGACATCCTGCTGATCGGCCACGAGGGCCACGAGGAAGTCATCGACACGTCGGGTGAGGCGCCGGACCACATCACCCTGGTCGACGGCCCGGGTGACGTCGCCAATGTCGAGGTCAGGGACGAGTCGAAGGTCGTCTGGCTGTCCCAGACCACCCTCTCCGTCGACGAGACAATGGAGACGGTCAACGCCCTCAAGGAGAAGTTCCCGCAGCTCATCTCGCCGCCCAGCGACGACATCTGCTACGCCACCCAGAACCGGCAGATCGCCGTCAAGCAGATCGGCGCCGAGTCCGACCTGGTCATCGTGGTCGGCTCCAAGAACTCCTCGAACTCGGTCCGGCTCGTCGAGGTCGCGCATAGTGCCGGTGCCCCGGCCGCCCGCCTTGTGGATACCGCCGACCAAATCGACGAAGCCGGGTTGGAGGACGTCTCCACCGTTGGTGTCACCTCTGGCGCATCCGTCCCCGAGGTCCTGGCGGACGGCGTACTTCAGTGGCTGGCCGCCCGCGGCTACGAGGACGTGGAGACGGTCAAGACCGCCGACGAGTCCATCACCTTCTCGCTTCCCAAGGACCTCCGCCGCTCCCGCGAAGCCGACCTCGGCATGTCCTACAAGGGAAAAGCCATCAGGATCATCCCGGAGGAACCTGTGGGGGTGGCCGAGGAAGATAATCCCGTCCAGAACAGGAAGAGCCGCTAA
- a CDS encoding UbiA family prenyltransferase: MTNPLTGPLAGFLTRAREANTSAPREVATEKRVSVGKQPEPQSDFRDAHTYSVHVSSNSRSPAGPVEAPNPVVPEWRRPVRRLWFEICLSWRFIGGDASSMLLPPMLFTSAAWRSLGGDWKDLLESEGAALGYFWLALYLFCISNQTTGIAEDSLNKPHRPLVTGKISLRGAFLRWWCVFALYMALGVLLGIPEWTALWAAMTVLYNHLGWARRWYGKNLCIAIATFAQLAAAWEISGPLTKSGWRVIAAIIFLFNLVMSVQDLRDIAGDFENNRRTLPMVIGQWPTRIFAAIGLSILPVAVHYWIFGGTSDISLSLRAYEGLLAAVSWIAAARVLLYRDPASDHRTYLLYTTWYCLLVTSSIAVPP; this comes from the coding sequence ATGACGAATCCGCTCACCGGACCTCTGGCGGGATTCTTGACGCGGGCGCGGGAAGCGAATACTTCGGCACCGCGAGAAGTTGCCACCGAAAAACGTGTGTCAGTAGGTAAACAACCGGAGCCGCAGAGTGATTTTAGAGACGCGCACACCTATTCGGTGCATGTATCATCGAACTCGCGAAGCCCCGCCGGGCCGGTGGAAGCACCCAATCCGGTGGTACCCGAATGGCGCCGACCCGTTCGCCGTCTCTGGTTCGAAATCTGTTTGAGTTGGCGATTCATCGGCGGGGATGCCTCCTCCATGCTCCTGCCGCCCATGCTCTTCACCAGTGCGGCATGGCGCAGTCTCGGTGGGGATTGGAAAGATCTGCTGGAATCGGAAGGTGCTGCGCTGGGCTATTTCTGGCTGGCCCTCTATCTGTTCTGCATTTCCAATCAAACTACAGGGATCGCGGAAGACAGTCTGAACAAACCTCACCGCCCTCTGGTCACAGGAAAAATCTCCTTGCGAGGCGCATTCCTGCGCTGGTGGTGCGTTTTCGCTCTGTATATGGCCCTAGGTGTCTTACTGGGAATCCCCGAGTGGACGGCGCTGTGGGCCGCCATGACCGTTCTCTATAACCATCTGGGATGGGCGAGGCGTTGGTATGGAAAGAACCTCTGCATCGCAATCGCTACCTTCGCCCAGCTTGCAGCCGCGTGGGAGATTTCTGGCCCGCTCACCAAGAGTGGATGGAGGGTAATCGCAGCCATCATCTTCCTGTTCAACTTGGTGATGTCGGTGCAAGACTTGCGCGACATCGCCGGCGATTTCGAGAATAACCGGCGAACTCTCCCCATGGTTATTGGGCAGTGGCCTACTCGGATCTTCGCAGCGATCGGCTTGTCCATCCTTCCGGTGGCCGTCCACTACTGGATCTTCGGCGGAACTTCAGATATTTCACTCAGCCTGAGAGCATACGAGGGCTTGCTGGCCGCAGTCAGTTGGATCGCGGCGGCACGCGTCCTGCTATACCGCGACCCAGCTAGCGATCACCGGACGTACCTGCTCTACACCACGTGGTATTGCCTGCTCGTAACGAGCAGCATTGCCGTTCCTCCATGA
- a CDS encoding FAD-dependent oxidoreductase has product MPSSVQPARNKSSTATARADHGPQREHAVVLGAGVAGLCAARVLADHFQHVTVIERDPPAAGDHTRKGVPQGTHLHGLALRGAEVFEELFPGLLTELTDAGATPAQALTQMRVIFFGHLLRQVPTGSHFVMASRPFLENRLHARVSALPHVTLLDRHEATRLLSHGGTVNGVQVVSTAPDATARSIEADLVVDALGRSGRGAAWLMALGYTRPTEDRVRVDVRYASCRYRLPPDCLGTDRGVAVGATIARPRGLAFFAQENGIWALSLFGYGTAHHPPTSPEEFLARTQELAPGDVWEALRNAQPVGPITTFGYPAVIRRRYHQLRRLPDGLLSIGDAVCSLNPIYGTGMTVAAMEALALRDCLRYGTGDLPRRYYRATGKAIRIPWAITMLADSTLPQVPTGHRLTKRAIATCLEAVLKAAAADPRVAATLWGIISLTTSPTKLLRRHVFRSIYRNRWQSPETRQASAEDPFPSRGRS; this is encoded by the coding sequence ATGCCTTCCTCCGTACAGCCCGCCAGGAACAAGTCATCCACAGCGACGGCCCGCGCTGACCACGGCCCGCAGAGGGAACACGCGGTAGTCCTGGGGGCGGGGGTGGCGGGCCTGTGTGCTGCTCGAGTCCTGGCCGATCACTTCCAGCACGTCACCGTGATCGAACGCGACCCGCCTGCCGCGGGCGACCATACCCGCAAAGGCGTGCCCCAAGGCACCCACCTGCACGGGCTCGCCCTGCGCGGCGCGGAAGTCTTCGAGGAACTCTTCCCCGGTCTCCTGACCGAGCTGACCGATGCCGGCGCCACACCCGCGCAGGCACTGACCCAGATGCGCGTCATCTTCTTCGGCCATCTTCTTCGGCAAGTGCCCACCGGGTCCCACTTCGTGATGGCAAGCCGCCCGTTCCTGGAGAACCGTCTTCACGCCAGGGTCTCGGCCCTGCCTCACGTCACGCTGCTCGACCGGCACGAAGCCACCCGCCTGCTGTCGCACGGTGGCACGGTCAACGGTGTCCAGGTGGTATCCACAGCCCCGGACGCGACCGCCCGCAGCATCGAGGCGGATCTCGTGGTGGACGCACTGGGCCGCTCGGGCCGGGGCGCCGCATGGCTGATGGCCCTCGGCTACACGAGGCCGACCGAGGACCGTGTGCGCGTAGACGTCAGATATGCGAGCTGCCGCTACCGACTGCCTCCCGACTGCCTGGGCACCGACCGCGGCGTGGCCGTCGGCGCCACCATCGCACGCCCCCGCGGCCTCGCCTTCTTTGCCCAGGAAAATGGCATCTGGGCGCTTTCCCTCTTCGGGTACGGCACAGCCCATCACCCGCCCACCTCGCCCGAGGAATTCCTCGCCCGCACACAGGAACTGGCGCCCGGCGACGTCTGGGAAGCACTGCGAAACGCCCAACCAGTCGGCCCCATCACCACCTTCGGCTACCCGGCAGTCATCCGGCGCCGCTACCACCAACTCCGTCGACTGCCCGACGGACTGCTATCCATCGGCGACGCGGTCTGCAGCCTCAACCCGATCTACGGCACCGGAATGACCGTGGCGGCCATGGAAGCCCTAGCGCTGCGCGACTGCCTACGCTACGGGACGGGAGACCTGCCGCGAAGGTACTACCGAGCCACCGGCAAAGCCATACGGATTCCCTGGGCCATCACCATGCTCGCGGACTCCACTCTGCCCCAAGTCCCCACAGGGCATCGGCTGACCAAACGTGCAATCGCCACCTGCCTCGAGGCAGTCCTCAAGGCCGCAGCAGCCGACCCTAGGGTCGCAGCCACGCTCTGGGGCATCATCAGCCTTACCACCTCACCCACCAAGCTCCTGCGCCGTCACGTGTTCCGCTCCATCTACCGGAACAGGTGGCAGAGTCCAGAGACCAGACAGGCCTCTGCTGAAGACCCGTTCCCCTCACGGGGGCGATCGTGA